In Streptomyces sclerotialus, one genomic interval encodes:
- a CDS encoding acyl-CoA dehydrogenase family protein: protein MTFSLRPSYDDPQVAALVDRLRDYLDGELADYERERGITHESRLTRSDLEPVWQRSRELGFYGIHLPEEYGGQNLSYTALAALKEEIGAGGRVLGHSVLGDMGGPLRAGDILRHATVYQLDEYLLPLVRGERACCFSLTETDAGSDVRSMRTTAVRDGDGYRLTGHKVFSSAGPFADFAIVVARMAGQAGEEEVGGGTATDEKAGGKPSFSAFLVDLDSPGCRVVDGATPMSGEHIESDIVLDNCHVPARNLLGAEGEGMRIALGRVTTNRLLHCPTVIGATRRALALTLDRTRHRPVAGGRPLLTLQAIQHKVADMATDLYAARAMTYTALAALDQGNDVRTEAFMCKLFVAEAAFRILDQAVQIHGKEGLTQGNEIEFLFRKIRMFRVLTGTSEIQRNGIAHGLAAMTP from the coding sequence ATGACCTTCTCCCTGCGCCCCTCCTACGACGACCCACAGGTGGCCGCCCTCGTCGACCGGCTGCGCGACTACCTCGACGGCGAACTGGCCGACTACGAGCGCGAGCGCGGCATCACCCACGAAAGCCGCCTCACCCGCTCCGACCTCGAACCGGTCTGGCAGCGCAGCCGCGAACTGGGCTTCTACGGCATCCACCTGCCCGAGGAGTACGGCGGGCAGAACCTCTCCTACACCGCACTGGCCGCCCTCAAGGAAGAAATCGGTGCCGGGGGACGCGTGCTCGGCCACAGCGTGCTGGGCGACATGGGCGGACCGCTGCGTGCCGGGGACATCCTCCGGCACGCCACCGTGTACCAACTGGACGAGTACTTGCTGCCGTTGGTACGCGGCGAGCGCGCGTGCTGCTTCTCACTGACCGAGACCGACGCCGGCTCCGACGTACGCTCCATGCGCACCACGGCCGTCCGCGACGGCGACGGCTACCGTCTCACCGGGCACAAGGTCTTCAGCTCGGCGGGCCCCTTCGCGGACTTCGCCATCGTGGTGGCGCGGATGGCCGGCCAAGCAGGCGAGGAGGAAGTCGGTGGCGGTACCGCGACCGACGAGAAGGCGGGGGGCAAACCGTCCTTCTCCGCCTTCCTCGTCGACCTCGACAGTCCTGGATGCCGCGTCGTGGACGGTGCCACCCCCATGTCCGGCGAGCACATCGAGAGCGACATCGTCCTCGACAACTGCCACGTCCCGGCCCGGAACCTGCTCGGCGCGGAGGGCGAAGGCATGCGGATCGCGCTCGGCCGCGTCACCACCAACCGGCTCCTGCACTGCCCCACCGTCATCGGCGCCACCCGCCGCGCCCTCGCCCTCACACTCGACCGCACCCGCCACCGTCCGGTCGCCGGGGGCCGGCCGCTGCTGACACTGCAGGCCATTCAGCACAAGGTCGCCGACATGGCCACCGACCTCTACGCCGCCCGCGCCATGACCTACACCGCACTCGCCGCCCTCGACCAGGGCAACGACGTACGTACCGAGGCGTTCATGTGCAAGCTCTTCGTCGCCGAGGCCGCCTTCCGCATCCTCGACCAGGCCGTACAGATACACGGCAAGGAAGGTCTCACTCAGGGCAACGAGATCGAGTTCCTCTTCCGCAAGATCCGCATGTTCCGCGTCCTGACCGGCACCTCGGAAATCCAGCGCAATGGCATCGCCCACGGTCTCGCCGCCATGACGCCATAA
- a CDS encoding AMP-binding protein: MNLGTYLTRSARYWPDATALVCGDRSWTYEELDASTDRLASALIARGLRPGDAVASLAWNRGELVEVEFALYKAGLIRAPINARLGRSEIEHILRYAPVRVLVFDAAHREDALAAIAAAGTGCLPVLLDETTADGALHTAVTAYGTLLAEAAPYPAGSEAAQGTEGVAAAEAVDVAEDSPCVLNFTSGSTGALKAAVQTVGNRLANMRKLLMSDESRPRPGTRYLACGPITHATGMSLLAGVFGGSTTYVLPSWSAEAFLDTVEKERITTTFLVPAMLNMVLAHPDAADRDLSSLTSVRVGGAPISPQRLRDAVEFFGPVVAQGYGLGETTSVVAGLSSQEIAHAVAHDPELLQSCGRATYDTEIRVVDESGRPLPPREVGEVIVRGPDCVREYWQEPELSAQTFRNGWVHTGDLTWMREDGYLFLVDRKKDMIISGGFNIYCTEVEAALYEHPGVEEVCVIGVPDEKWGEAVKAVIVPRPGSALTADEITAFCAERLDRFKKPRTVDFVGELPHNRNGKLDRKAVREPFWAATARRVN, from the coding sequence ATGAACCTCGGCACCTACCTCACCCGAAGCGCCCGTTACTGGCCCGACGCCACCGCCCTCGTCTGCGGCGACCGCTCCTGGACGTACGAAGAGCTGGACGCCTCCACCGATCGGCTCGCCTCCGCGCTGATCGCACGCGGTCTCCGCCCCGGCGACGCGGTCGCCTCACTGGCGTGGAACCGGGGCGAGCTGGTCGAGGTCGAGTTCGCCCTCTACAAGGCCGGACTGATCCGCGCTCCGATCAACGCCCGTCTCGGGCGAAGCGAGATCGAGCACATCCTGCGCTACGCGCCCGTACGAGTCCTCGTGTTCGACGCGGCACACCGCGAGGACGCACTCGCCGCCATCGCGGCCGCGGGCACCGGCTGCCTGCCGGTGCTGCTGGACGAAACCACGGCTGACGGTGCGTTGCATACCGCCGTCACCGCATACGGGACCCTGCTCGCCGAAGCGGCCCCCTACCCGGCCGGCTCTGAGGCCGCACAGGGCACTGAGGGCGTGGCAGCCGCCGAGGCCGTCGATGTCGCGGAGGACTCCCCCTGCGTGCTGAACTTCACCTCCGGCTCGACCGGCGCCCTCAAGGCGGCGGTGCAGACCGTCGGCAACCGTCTGGCGAACATGCGCAAGTTGCTGATGAGTGACGAATCGCGCCCGCGGCCCGGTACGCGCTATCTGGCCTGCGGCCCGATCACACACGCCACGGGCATGTCCCTGCTGGCCGGTGTGTTCGGCGGATCGACGACGTACGTCCTGCCGTCCTGGAGCGCCGAGGCGTTCCTGGACACGGTGGAGAAGGAACGCATCACCACCACGTTCCTGGTGCCGGCCATGCTCAACATGGTGCTCGCCCACCCGGACGCCGCCGACCGGGACCTGTCCAGTCTCACCAGCGTGCGCGTGGGCGGAGCCCCCATTTCACCCCAACGGCTGCGGGACGCCGTGGAGTTCTTCGGCCCGGTCGTAGCACAGGGCTACGGGCTCGGGGAAACCACCAGCGTCGTGGCGGGCCTGAGCAGTCAGGAGATCGCGCATGCGGTGGCGCACGACCCCGAACTGCTGCAGTCCTGCGGGCGAGCCACGTACGACACCGAGATACGCGTGGTCGACGAGTCCGGCCGGCCGCTGCCGCCCCGTGAGGTCGGCGAGGTCATCGTACGCGGTCCCGACTGCGTGCGTGAGTACTGGCAGGAGCCGGAGCTGTCGGCGCAGACGTTCCGCAACGGCTGGGTCCACACCGGCGATCTCACCTGGATGCGCGAGGACGGCTACCTGTTCCTCGTCGACCGCAAGAAGGACATGATCATTTCCGGTGGGTTCAACATCTACTGCACCGAGGTCGAAGCCGCCCTGTACGAGCATCCCGGCGTCGAGGAGGTCTGCGTCATCGGCGTGCCCGACGAGAAGTGGGGTGAGGCCGTCAAGGCCGTCATCGTGCCCCGGCCCGGCAGCGCCCTGACCGCGGACGAGATCACCGCCTTCTGCGCCGAACGCCTCGACCGCTTCAAGAAGCCCAGGACCGTGGATTTCGTCGGCGAACTGCCCCACAACCGCAACGGCAAGCTCGACCGCAAGGCCGTCCGCGAACCGTTCTGGGCGGCCACCGCCCGCCGGGTGAACTGA
- a CDS encoding TetR/AcrR family transcriptional regulator — protein sequence MAEDRRTRRTRKALGAALVELVLERGFNALTVEDITERADVARATFYAHFKGKEDLFARVTADLLEQLGERLAPVISDSAVGFTGKPLLEMLRHAADERDLYRVVLRGEGDGKPLQMFMDTCARVTAEEFKGRAERNGVQPRIDADLLARVWVGEQVAVLRWWAEQDTPPMPAEEVVRMLLDLALRGRYWASGFPAPGQEG from the coding sequence ATGGCCGAGGACAGGCGGACCAGGCGCACCCGCAAGGCGCTCGGTGCCGCATTGGTGGAACTGGTGCTGGAACGGGGATTCAACGCCCTCACCGTGGAGGACATCACCGAGCGTGCCGATGTGGCGCGAGCCACCTTCTATGCGCACTTCAAGGGCAAGGAGGACCTGTTCGCCCGGGTGACCGCCGACCTGCTGGAGCAGCTGGGCGAGCGCCTGGCGCCGGTGATCTCGGACAGTGCGGTCGGCTTCACCGGCAAGCCGCTGCTGGAGATGCTGCGGCACGCGGCCGACGAACGTGATCTGTACCGCGTCGTCCTGCGGGGCGAAGGGGACGGGAAGCCGCTGCAGATGTTCATGGACACCTGCGCCCGGGTGACGGCGGAGGAGTTCAAGGGCCGTGCCGAGCGCAACGGTGTCCAGCCCCGTATCGACGCCGACCTCCTCGCCCGGGTCTGGGTGGGCGAGCAGGTCGCCGTGCTGCGGTGGTGGGCCGAACAGGACACGCCGCCGATGCCCGCCGAAGAGGTGGTACGCATGCTCCTGGACCTGGCCCTGCGCGGCCGCTACTGGGCCAGCGGCTTCCCTGCGCCTGGCCAGGAGGGATGA
- a CDS encoding MFS transporter — translation MIVNFADKSVLGLAAIPIMEELDISNSTYGLISSSYSILFSLSGLVVGFFSSRISSRVLLFTMCLVWGLAQLPVLIVAAVPALVAGRVLLGAAEGPATSMSMHALYKWFPAGRRGLPSALQISGAALGTLIAAPVVTWLITEFGWRSAFAVLAATSVVWSAAWWFAGHDGPYDQPPARQQGKTAEAGARAEAGARTDARARTETGTAAMTTTGAGAGIGAGVGAARVPYRRLLLCGTVVGSVASAFGASWALGLSHAWLPPYLRTELTMSPATAASVISAVAAFSLVLLLVLSPVVDRLTRRGVSLRWSSGVPQGAAVICAGVAMAVFPFVGVQQVQLLLLAIAFGAHSIAFPLHYMTVAAVVPAPQRGALFGIVAATGTLPGLLAPSVTGHLLDGASSASAGYTQAFLLTAAVMVVCGVVAVCCIRPARDARRLRTEDSNGGLKRRTQG, via the coding sequence ATGATCGTCAACTTCGCGGACAAGTCGGTACTGGGTCTGGCCGCCATCCCGATCATGGAAGAGCTGGACATCAGCAACAGCACATACGGGCTGATCTCCAGTTCCTACTCGATCCTGTTCAGCCTCTCGGGTCTGGTCGTCGGCTTCTTCTCCTCCCGTATCTCCAGCCGAGTCCTGCTGTTCACGATGTGCCTGGTCTGGGGGCTGGCGCAGCTGCCCGTCCTGATCGTGGCGGCCGTACCGGCACTGGTCGCCGGCCGCGTGCTGCTCGGCGCGGCCGAGGGCCCGGCGACGTCGATGTCGATGCACGCCCTGTACAAGTGGTTTCCGGCGGGGCGCCGCGGTCTGCCGTCGGCGCTGCAGATCAGTGGTGCCGCGCTCGGCACACTGATAGCCGCACCTGTGGTCACGTGGCTGATCACGGAGTTCGGGTGGCGCTCGGCCTTCGCCGTACTGGCGGCGACGAGCGTCGTCTGGAGCGCGGCATGGTGGTTCGCCGGACATGACGGGCCCTACGACCAGCCGCCTGCGCGCCAGCAAGGCAAGACCGCCGAGGCCGGAGCCAGAGCCGAAGCCGGAGCCAGAACCGACGCCAGAGCCAGAACCGAAACCGGAACCGCAGCCATGACCACGACCGGGGCCGGGGCCGGAATCGGGGCCGGAGTCGGGGCCGCTCGGGTCCCCTACCGGCGTCTTCTGCTGTGCGGCACGGTGGTGGGGAGCGTGGCCAGCGCGTTCGGGGCGTCATGGGCGCTGGGACTCAGCCATGCGTGGCTGCCGCCGTACCTCAGGACGGAACTGACGATGAGTCCGGCCACGGCGGCCTCGGTCATCAGCGCCGTGGCCGCTTTCAGCCTTGTGCTACTGCTGGTGCTGTCCCCCGTCGTCGACCGGCTGACCCGGCGGGGAGTGTCGCTTCGCTGGTCGAGCGGTGTGCCGCAGGGTGCGGCGGTGATCTGTGCCGGGGTCGCCATGGCGGTGTTCCCGTTCGTGGGGGTGCAGCAGGTGCAGTTGCTGCTCCTCGCGATCGCCTTCGGGGCGCACTCCATCGCTTTCCCACTGCACTACATGACGGTCGCAGCGGTGGTTCCCGCTCCCCAGCGGGGCGCGCTCTTCGGCATCGTCGCGGCCACCGGAACACTTCCCGGGCTGCTGGCCCCCTCCGTCACCGGCCACCTCCTGGACGGCGCGTCATCGGCGAGCGCCGGCTACACGCAGGCCTTCCTCCTGACGGCGGCCGTCATGGTGGTGTGCGGAGTGGTGGCCGTCTGCTGCATTCGGCCCGCACGCGACGCGCGACGCCTCAGGACCGAGGACTCAAACGGAGGACTCAAACGCAGGACTCAGGGCTGA
- a CDS encoding alpha/beta fold hydrolase, giving the protein MAAVPGNVAGLRTLRYIRMSTLAKFTRLRFPDTRDGAIAAGIAASRLLASPHRSFDETAAREAAVRNADSGMHGREAQRRRIGAQWYGPPISAITRPTLVLHGEDDPLIKPSAGKAIASRVHDQCAWHSVVTEIRGLADDSQQRH; this is encoded by the coding sequence ATGGCCGCCGTACCCGGAAACGTGGCGGGCCTGCGCACCCTGCGCTACATACGCATGAGCACACTGGCGAAGTTCACGCGCCTGAGGTTTCCCGACACACGTGACGGAGCCATCGCGGCCGGCATCGCCGCCTCCCGTCTTCTCGCTTCGCCTCACCGCTCGTTCGACGAGACGGCGGCCCGCGAAGCCGCGGTGCGCAACGCCGACAGCGGCATGCACGGCAGGGAGGCCCAGCGCCGTCGGATCGGGGCGCAGTGGTACGGCCCGCCGATCAGTGCCATCACCCGGCCCACGCTCGTCCTTCACGGAGAGGACGACCCTCTCATCAAGCCCAGCGCGGGGAAGGCGATCGCATCCCGGGTCCACGACCAGTGTGCATGGCACAGCGTCGTCACCGAGATACGCGGCTTGGCGGACGACTCTCAGCAGAGGCATTGA